The following are from one region of the Bacillus methanolicus MGA3 genome:
- a CDS encoding VOC family protein — translation MKFHRHPHTFVGQVYLKVANLERSLEFYQNIIGFQVLTKSAKKAVLTANGTTPLLSIEQPENVIPKKPRTTGLYHFALLLPSRNDLARILRHFIQIRYPLQGASDHLVSEAIYLADPDGNGIEIYSDRPSAAWNWENGEVEMATVPLDAENLLAEGDGEAWTGLPSNTLMGHIHLHVSELQKTEEFYIQGLGFNIVNRYGRQALFISTGGYHHHIGLNTWNGVGAPAPLENSVGLKRFSLVLPNKETRKKVIEQLQKIGAWIKEENDIVLTKDPSGNLIELSV, via the coding sequence ATGAAATTTCACCGTCATCCACATACATTTGTGGGGCAAGTGTACTTAAAAGTGGCAAACTTAGAACGTTCTCTCGAGTTTTACCAAAATATTATCGGTTTTCAAGTACTAACAAAATCAGCAAAAAAGGCTGTACTAACGGCAAATGGCACAACTCCCCTATTATCGATTGAGCAGCCGGAAAATGTAATACCAAAAAAACCGAGGACAACAGGTTTGTATCATTTTGCTCTTTTGTTGCCAAGCCGTAATGACTTAGCCCGAATTTTGCGTCATTTCATTCAAATCCGCTACCCGCTGCAAGGAGCATCTGACCATCTTGTAAGTGAGGCAATTTATTTAGCTGATCCAGATGGAAATGGTATTGAAATTTATTCAGACCGGCCTTCTGCAGCATGGAATTGGGAAAACGGTGAAGTTGAAATGGCAACGGTGCCATTGGATGCAGAAAATCTTCTTGCGGAAGGGGATGGAGAGGCATGGACAGGTCTTCCGAGTAATACATTAATGGGGCATATTCATTTACATGTCTCTGAATTGCAAAAAACAGAGGAATTCTACATACAAGGACTTGGGTTCAATATTGTAAACCGATATGGAAGACAAGCACTCTTCATTTCTACCGGAGGATACCACCATCATATTGGATTAAATACATGGAATGGAGTAGGTGCGCCTGCACCTTTAGAAAACAGTGTCGGTTTGAAGCGTTTTTCTCTCGTGTTGCCTAACAAAGAAACGAGAAAAAAAGTGATCGAGCAGCTGCAAAAGATCGGTGCTTGGATAAAAGAAGAAAATGATATCGTCCTTACGAAAGATCCTTCAGGCAATCTGATTGAACTATCAGTTTAA
- a CDS encoding manganese-dependent inorganic pyrophosphatase: MEKVFVFGHKNPDTDSICSAIAYSELKAKLGMNVEPVRLGEVNGETKFALDYFNAKAPRLVEKVSDEVNSVILVDHNERQQSADDIDQVRVLEVIDHHRIANFETSDPLYYRAEPVGCTATILKKLYKEHGVEIRKETAGLMLSAIISDSLLFKSPTCTEEDIAAARELAEIAGVDAEKYGLEMLKAGADLSDKTIEQLISLDAKEFQMGQSKVEIAQVNTVDPKDVLDRKEELEAVLSRVIADKELDLFLFVVTNILTNDSTAVALGRKANAVEQAFQVTLEDNTAVLKGVVSRKKQIVPVLTDIFNKIDSK; the protein is encoded by the coding sequence ATGGAAAAAGTATTTGTATTCGGACACAAAAACCCTGACACAGATTCAATTTGTTCAGCTATTGCTTATTCTGAGCTGAAAGCAAAATTAGGAATGAATGTAGAGCCTGTTCGATTAGGCGAAGTGAATGGAGAAACAAAATTTGCCCTTGATTATTTTAATGCGAAAGCACCGCGGCTCGTGGAAAAAGTTTCTGATGAAGTAAACAGTGTTATTCTCGTTGATCATAATGAGCGGCAGCAAAGTGCAGATGATATCGATCAAGTTCGCGTATTAGAAGTCATCGACCATCATCGAATTGCTAATTTTGAAACAAGTGATCCTTTGTATTACCGCGCCGAGCCGGTAGGGTGTACAGCAACGATCTTAAAAAAATTATATAAGGAACATGGAGTAGAGATTCGAAAAGAGACCGCTGGACTTATGCTTTCTGCGATCATTTCAGATTCTTTATTATTCAAATCTCCTACATGTACGGAAGAAGATATTGCTGCTGCACGTGAACTTGCAGAGATCGCTGGTGTAGATGCAGAAAAGTATGGTTTGGAAATGCTGAAAGCAGGAGCTGACTTGAGTGATAAGACGATTGAACAGCTCATTTCTCTTGATGCTAAAGAATTCCAAATGGGACAAAGCAAGGTTGAAATTGCACAAGTAAATACCGTTGATCCTAAAGACGTCCTTGACCGCAAGGAAGAGCTTGAAGCAGTCCTATCACGTGTCATTGCTGATAAGGAATTGGATTTATTCTTATTTGTTGTCACAAACATCTTAACTAACGATTCCACAGCAGTAGCCCTTGGCCGCAAAGCGAATGCAGTGGAGCAGGCATTTCAAGTTACCCTTGAAGATAATACTGCTGTTCTTAAAGGCGTCGTCTCCCGTAAAAAACAAATTGTTCCTGTTTTAACTGATATTTTTAATAAAATAGATTCAAAATAA
- the nadE gene encoding ammonia-dependent NAD(+) synthetase, protein MSLQKQIIEDLQVKPEINPKEEIRERIDFLKAYLKKTGAKGFVLGISGGQDSTLAGRLAQLAVEELRQEGHKAEFIAVRLPYGVQLDEEDAKASLDFIKADREYVFNIKEAVDGVKAEYDRITSGEPLSDYQKGNVKARMRMIAQYAIAGEEGYLVIGTDHAAEAVTGFFTKYGDGGADVLPLYGLNKRQGRALLKELGASERIYLKVPTADLLDEKPGQADETELGISYDELDDYLEGKPVSKEVAEKIERRYLATEHKRRLPATKFDSWWK, encoded by the coding sequence ATGAGTTTACAGAAACAAATTATTGAGGATTTACAAGTGAAGCCAGAAATTAATCCAAAAGAAGAAATCAGGGAACGAATTGACTTTTTAAAAGCATATTTGAAAAAGACAGGGGCAAAAGGATTTGTTTTAGGAATCAGTGGTGGACAAGACTCAACGCTTGCCGGACGGCTTGCACAGCTTGCAGTGGAAGAATTGCGGCAAGAAGGCCATAAAGCTGAATTTATTGCTGTACGGCTTCCATATGGAGTCCAGTTGGATGAGGAAGATGCCAAAGCTTCTTTAGATTTTATAAAAGCGGACCGTGAGTACGTTTTTAACATTAAAGAAGCAGTAGACGGGGTAAAAGCTGAGTATGACAGAATTACATCAGGAGAGCCACTAAGCGATTATCAAAAAGGCAACGTCAAAGCAAGAATGAGAATGATTGCACAATATGCGATTGCAGGCGAGGAAGGATACCTTGTCATTGGTACAGACCATGCCGCAGAAGCAGTGACTGGCTTTTTTACAAAATACGGAGACGGAGGAGCGGACGTTCTTCCGCTATATGGCTTAAACAAACGCCAAGGCAGAGCGTTATTAAAAGAACTTGGGGCTTCGGAACGAATTTATCTAAAAGTCCCGACAGCAGACCTTTTAGATGAAAAACCGGGACAAGCAGACGAAACAGAGCTTGGAATTTCATATGATGAACTGGATGATTACCTCGAAGGAAAACCTGTATCAAAAGAAGTTGCGGAAAAGATTGAGCGCCGTTATTTAGCGACTGAGCATAAACGTAGACTTCCTGCAACAAAATTTGATTCATGGTGGAAATAG
- a CDS encoding RrF2 family transcriptional regulator: MNSDFSIAVHCVAYLATRSEQRVTSEDIAQSITVHPVRLRKILSLLRKENIIVSKEGAKGGFSLKEKPENITLDKIFMITSEGTLLPKCPEGNESCIVGKNLSSILLNIFEEAEEHLMNYLKRITIQDIIKEIKNR; this comes from the coding sequence TTGAATAGTGATTTTTCTATTGCTGTCCATTGCGTTGCCTATTTGGCAACAAGGTCCGAACAAAGAGTGACAAGTGAAGATATTGCTCAAAGTATAACCGTTCACCCTGTTCGATTAAGGAAAATTTTAAGTTTGCTTAGAAAAGAAAATATTATCGTTTCGAAAGAGGGAGCAAAAGGCGGATTTTCTTTAAAAGAAAAACCAGAAAATATTACATTAGATAAAATCTTTATGATAACGAGTGAAGGCACTCTATTGCCTAAATGCCCCGAAGGAAATGAGAGCTGTATCGTAGGAAAAAATTTATCCTCAATCCTATTGAACATTTTTGAAGAAGCTGAGGAACATCTGATGAATTATTTAAAACGGATTACGATACAAGATATTATTAAGGAAATTAAAAATAGATAA
- the mnmA gene encoding tRNA 2-thiouridine(34) synthase MnmA, whose protein sequence is MSKKKRVVVGMSGGVDSSVAAYLLKKEGYEVIGVFMKNWDDKNDDGVCTATEDFEDVKIVSNQLGIPYYSVNFEKEYWDHVFTYFMEELKLGRTPNPDVLCNSEIKFKAFIDFALSLDADYVATGHYARINRKNGEVTLLRGKDSNKDQSYFLSQLTGEQLSKVIFPLGELTKDEVRKIANEINLSTANKKDSTGICFIGERNFKSFLKNFLPAQPGDIRSIDGEVLGRHDGLMYYTIGQRKGLGIGGKGAPEPWFVVDKDLENNILIVAQGKDHPALYSNGIIAANISFINGDYSPRTFSCTAKFRYRQEDQKVKVHVRTDKTALVEFEQPIKAVTPGQVAVFYDQDVCLGSGIIDTVIKDPASVSIVA, encoded by the coding sequence ATGAGTAAAAAGAAAAGAGTCGTCGTTGGGATGTCAGGTGGAGTCGATTCATCTGTCGCCGCCTATCTGCTCAAAAAAGAAGGATATGAAGTAATCGGCGTCTTTATGAAAAATTGGGATGACAAAAATGATGACGGTGTTTGCACGGCAACGGAAGATTTCGAAGATGTAAAGATTGTCTCCAATCAATTAGGGATCCCTTACTACAGCGTAAATTTTGAAAAAGAGTATTGGGATCATGTGTTTACGTACTTTATGGAAGAATTAAAATTAGGAAGAACTCCGAATCCGGATGTTTTGTGCAATTCGGAAATTAAGTTTAAAGCATTTATTGATTTTGCTCTTTCGTTAGATGCAGATTATGTTGCTACCGGCCATTATGCAAGAATAAACAGAAAAAATGGAGAAGTAACTTTATTAAGAGGAAAGGATTCTAACAAAGATCAAAGTTATTTCCTTAGTCAATTAACAGGTGAACAATTATCAAAGGTCATCTTCCCGCTTGGAGAGTTAACAAAGGACGAAGTACGAAAAATTGCTAATGAAATAAACCTTTCTACCGCTAATAAAAAAGATAGTACCGGAATCTGTTTTATTGGAGAAAGAAATTTTAAAAGCTTTTTAAAGAACTTCCTGCCGGCACAACCAGGAGACATTCGCTCAATCGATGGAGAAGTATTAGGGCGGCATGATGGATTAATGTACTATACGATCGGACAAAGAAAAGGACTCGGAATTGGAGGGAAAGGTGCTCCTGAACCTTGGTTTGTTGTCGATAAGGATTTAGAAAACAACATATTAATTGTAGCCCAAGGAAAAGATCATCCTGCCCTTTACTCAAATGGCATCATCGCTGCCAACATTAGCTTTATCAATGGGGATTACAGTCCACGAACATTTTCATGTACGGCTAAATTTAGATACCGCCAAGAAGACCAAAAGGTAAAGGTTCATGTCCGGACTGATAAAACGGCTTTAGTGGAATTTGAACAACCAATAAAAGCTGTTACACCAGGACAAGTAGCCGTATTTTATGATCAAGATGTTTGTCTTGGCAGCGGAATTATTGATACCGTTATTAAAGATCCTGCATCTGTCTCAATTGTAGCTTAG
- a CDS encoding LLM class oxidoreductase yields MEKFKNHNGFSRMYQENKLTLGLFFPIESYMGDVPEMNLEKQMKLAKRAEELKFASLFVRDVPLRDPNFGDVGQMYDPFAYLGYVAANTEKIALGTASIILTLRHPLHVAKAAASIDKLSGERLILGVATGDRPIEFPAFSVEPTDRGELFRESISVMREIWEKNFPRIHTSRVNLMNGDLLPKPKFSSIPVMVTGHSSQSPAWIAENSDGWIYYPRPINYQAELIQDWRSFTDEFKPFTQSLYIDLTEDPNHLPIPIHLGFRIGRNFLIEFLEALRNVGVNHIIINLKYGKRPVEEVIEELGEEVLPHFPALERN; encoded by the coding sequence ATGGAAAAATTTAAAAATCATAATGGATTTTCACGCATGTATCAAGAGAATAAATTAACTTTAGGGCTGTTTTTCCCTATTGAATCATATATGGGCGACGTCCCGGAAATGAATTTGGAAAAGCAAATGAAATTAGCGAAAAGAGCAGAAGAACTAAAATTCGCTTCCTTATTTGTCAGAGACGTGCCTTTACGCGATCCTAATTTCGGTGATGTAGGTCAAATGTATGATCCTTTTGCTTATCTAGGATATGTTGCCGCAAACACAGAGAAGATTGCATTGGGAACAGCTAGTATTATTTTGACGCTGCGCCACCCGCTTCATGTGGCAAAAGCAGCAGCTTCCATTGATAAGCTATCCGGTGAACGGCTCATTCTCGGTGTTGCAACAGGCGACCGTCCAATTGAATTTCCAGCCTTTTCTGTTGAACCAACTGATCGCGGTGAATTATTTCGAGAGTCTATATCTGTCATGAGGGAAATATGGGAGAAAAACTTCCCTAGAATTCACACTTCTCGTGTAAACCTAATGAATGGAGACCTTTTGCCAAAACCGAAATTTTCTAGCATCCCAGTAATGGTAACCGGTCACAGTTCACAGTCTCCAGCATGGATTGCAGAAAACAGTGATGGATGGATCTACTATCCGCGGCCAATTAATTACCAAGCTGAACTCATTCAAGATTGGCGCTCATTTACAGATGAATTTAAGCCATTTACTCAATCTCTCTATATTGACTTGACAGAAGATCCAAATCACTTGCCAATTCCGATCCATCTTGGATTCCGAATCGGACGAAATTTCCTTATTGAATTTCTTGAAGCCCTTAGAAATGTTGGAGTTAATCATATCATCATTAATTTAAAATATGGAAAACGACCTGTTGAAGAAGTGATTGAAGAATTAGGCGAAGAAGTTCTTCCACATTTCCCAGCATTAGAAAGGAATTAA
- a CDS encoding DUF3817 domain-containing protein: protein MGKSTIDLLRRVGIFEGISYLVLLFIAMPLKYFAGLPVFVLIFGMIHGILFILFVLLLFLVWQRHRWPLIRVFGAFIASLLPFGTFVLDARLRKEY from the coding sequence ATGGGGAAATCAACCATCGATTTACTGCGCAGAGTTGGTATTTTTGAAGGAATTTCTTATTTAGTTTTACTTTTTATCGCTATGCCGCTTAAATATTTTGCCGGCTTGCCAGTTTTTGTTCTGATCTTCGGAATGATACACGGTATATTGTTTATTCTTTTCGTCTTATTGTTATTTCTTGTATGGCAAAGGCATCGTTGGCCTTTAATTCGTGTTTTTGGGGCTTTTATAGCGTCACTGCTGCCGTTCGGCACTTTCGTGTTGGATGCTCGTTTGCGAAAAGAATATTGA
- a CDS encoding LysR family transcriptional regulator, producing the protein MELLQLKYFQTVARLEHMTKAADELKIAQPSLSKTIARLEEDLGVPLFDRQNRQIRLNQYGKIFLHRVERAFMELKEGKREILELAERNQNSIRLAVSIPRVLPDLLGSFLRKYPHVRFQQFVNSISSMKHHLKNGEIDFCISSVPIEDPEIVWEPLMTEEIFLIVPPGHRLAGRDNIYLYEVKDEPFISMNTGYGIRNLTDEFCRKAGFMPHIAFEGDEPGVIGDLVRQGLGVAFIPAISWMKNQNPSLYRLRILEPTCQRTIGLGRSKRRFFSETARDFHKFVIEYFSKISACLKEMP; encoded by the coding sequence ATGGAATTGCTGCAACTTAAGTATTTTCAAACAGTTGCGCGGCTTGAGCACATGACGAAAGCGGCTGATGAACTTAAAATTGCACAACCTTCCCTTAGTAAGACCATTGCACGCCTGGAAGAGGATCTTGGAGTTCCGTTATTTGATCGTCAAAACCGTCAGATTAGACTTAATCAATATGGAAAAATATTTCTGCACCGGGTGGAAAGAGCTTTTATGGAATTAAAGGAAGGGAAAAGAGAGATTTTGGAATTAGCTGAGCGGAATCAAAATAGCATTAGACTGGCTGTATCCATTCCAAGAGTACTTCCTGATTTATTGGGTTCTTTTTTAAGAAAATATCCTCATGTTCGTTTTCAACAATTTGTAAATTCTATTTCGTCGATGAAACATCATCTGAAAAATGGGGAAATTGATTTTTGTATTTCTTCAGTTCCTATTGAAGATCCTGAGATCGTCTGGGAACCATTGATGACAGAAGAAATTTTCTTAATTGTCCCCCCTGGACACCGGCTGGCAGGACGGGACAATATCTATCTCTATGAAGTAAAGGACGAACCATTTATTAGTATGAATACAGGATATGGAATTCGAAACTTAACTGACGAATTTTGCAGAAAGGCCGGCTTTATGCCGCATATTGCTTTTGAAGGCGACGAACCAGGTGTAATAGGGGACTTAGTTAGACAAGGATTGGGGGTTGCATTTATTCCTGCAATCTCTTGGATGAAAAATCAGAATCCTTCCCTTTATCGATTACGTATTTTGGAGCCAACATGCCAAAGAACGATTGGTTTAGGTCGGTCAAAAAGGCGTTTCTTTTCAGAAACAGCTCGAGATTTCCATAAATTTGTCATTGAATATTTCTCAAAAATTTCTGCTTGCCTTAAAGAGATGCCATAG
- a CDS encoding YhgE/Pip domain-containing protein — MKGIKLIFKDLKMMWIHKHGRIALVFLLVVPLIYAGFFLAGYWNPYGRLDQLPVAVVNLDEGSMMDKKPIHAGNDFVGELKKNKDLNFKFVSSSEAEQGLKNGRYYMIVTIPKDFSYKVATLMDDHPQPAQLLYKVNPGKNYVASQISSTATEEMKTKIANSITKSYADGVFSKLQELAKGLKKAGDGAQRLNQGITNASNGMVQLSEGIHHLKNGADQLKNGSNQLSSGQQELNQGMDRIKNGSLSLYNGMSQLSKGHQTLEAGMNQLTQGTKEWAIGNEKLVQGETSVNNTANLLKNQLEQYIKMHPEVQKDQSFQQIIAMANGLALATSKLKSGQTELAKGSEKLVEGQVKLEEGLKLFGNKMNEATTGAKQLSDGTVQFSNGFHKWEQGFSSLQNGINGLANGGNQLDNGANKLTDGLLQLKEGSQELSAKLNDAAKKTSNIHNNDALTSMFAEPVQLIKSNLSNVPNYGTGIAPYFLSLAFYVGGIMASNILPLGRRQDLKISGTVHFINKLGLVYSIGLIQALIVDTVVLFGFKLDVASVPMFILSSVIVSFTFMTIILMLVTVFGIVGKFAAVTLLVLQLATCGGTFPRELNTPLLRVIGENLPMAHSLQEFQEVISLGDWSQLQTQTWILIGYLAFAGGIAWITSHIQHLKTSEGSVH; from the coding sequence ATGAAGGGGATAAAATTAATTTTTAAAGACTTAAAAATGATGTGGATCCATAAACATGGGCGGATTGCCTTAGTATTTCTGCTTGTTGTTCCTTTAATCTATGCTGGATTCTTTCTTGCAGGATACTGGAATCCCTATGGACGATTGGACCAACTGCCAGTAGCTGTTGTGAACTTGGATGAAGGCTCGATGATGGATAAGAAACCAATTCATGCAGGAAATGACTTTGTTGGAGAATTGAAGAAAAACAAGGATTTAAATTTTAAATTTGTATCTTCAAGTGAAGCGGAACAAGGTCTAAAAAATGGCAGATACTACATGATTGTCACCATCCCCAAAGATTTTTCCTATAAAGTTGCTACATTGATGGATGACCATCCCCAACCGGCACAGCTTCTATATAAAGTTAATCCTGGCAAAAACTATGTAGCATCACAAATTAGCTCGACAGCAACAGAAGAAATGAAAACTAAAATTGCCAATAGCATAACAAAATCCTATGCAGATGGCGTATTCTCAAAGCTTCAGGAATTAGCGAAGGGGTTAAAAAAGGCTGGTGATGGTGCACAAAGATTAAATCAAGGGATTACTAATGCCAGCAACGGAATGGTCCAACTGTCCGAAGGAATCCACCATCTTAAAAATGGCGCAGATCAACTTAAAAATGGAAGCAATCAGCTTTCTAGCGGTCAGCAAGAATTAAATCAAGGAATGGACAGGATTAAAAACGGATCCCTATCGTTATATAACGGGATGTCACAGCTATCCAAAGGGCATCAAACATTGGAAGCAGGAATGAATCAATTAACTCAAGGAACAAAGGAATGGGCGATTGGAAATGAGAAATTGGTTCAAGGGGAAACCAGTGTGAACAACACCGCGAACCTGCTTAAAAACCAATTGGAACAGTATATAAAGATGCATCCAGAAGTTCAAAAAGATCAAAGTTTCCAACAAATCATTGCCATGGCCAATGGATTAGCCCTGGCAACGTCCAAATTGAAAAGCGGTCAAACTGAACTTGCAAAGGGTTCAGAGAAATTAGTTGAAGGTCAAGTTAAATTGGAAGAAGGCTTGAAACTATTTGGTAATAAAATGAATGAAGCCACCACGGGAGCCAAACAACTATCCGATGGAACGGTCCAATTCTCAAATGGCTTTCATAAATGGGAACAAGGATTTTCCTCCTTGCAAAATGGAATTAACGGTTTGGCAAACGGCGGAAATCAATTAGATAACGGAGCCAATAAATTAACCGATGGACTTCTCCAATTGAAAGAAGGCTCACAAGAGTTATCGGCAAAATTAAATGATGCAGCCAAAAAAACGTCTAATATTCATAACAACGACGCCTTAACCTCCATGTTTGCTGAACCTGTCCAATTAATTAAATCCAATCTCTCAAATGTTCCGAATTACGGAACTGGGATTGCTCCTTATTTTCTATCTTTAGCCTTTTATGTCGGCGGGATCATGGCATCAAATATTCTTCCACTTGGTCGAAGACAAGATTTAAAGATCAGCGGAACTGTACACTTTATCAACAAATTGGGTTTAGTTTATTCAATCGGACTGATTCAAGCACTGATTGTAGATACTGTGGTTCTATTCGGTTTCAAACTAGATGTAGCGAGTGTTCCAATGTTTATTCTGTCAAGTGTGATAGTTTCCTTTACCTTTATGACCATTATTCTCATGTTGGTAACAGTATTTGGAATCGTTGGGAAGTTTGCGGCGGTTACACTTTTAGTTCTCCAATTAGCTACATGCGGCGGAACATTTCCTAGAGAATTGAATACACCGCTGCTTAGAGTAATTGGAGAAAATCTTCCAATGGCACATTCTCTTCAAGAGTTCCAGGAAGTAATCTCTTTAGGAGATTGGTCCCAATTGCAAACACAAACTTGGATCTTGATTGGTTATCTCGCATTTGCTGGCGGAATTGCTTGGATTACAAGCCATATTCAACATTTAAAAACTTCTGAAGGAAGCGTCCATTAA
- a CDS encoding APC family permease — MNHWKRMLIGAPIHTKQLSEEKLTKKKALAIFSSDALSSVAYATEEILLVLVLIGTQALMYSIPIAFAIMLLLLIVTLSYRQIIHSFPSGGGAYIVAREHIGRNTSLTAGAALMIDYVLTVAVSICSGVAALLSAFPALLPYRVELAVIFVIVLMIINLRGIRESANIFAFPTYIFVASIIIMIGFGIWKLQAGNWHHLAVPHHAEHFSLFSSFGTTFLLLRAFASGCSALTGVEAISNGVPAFREPSSKNAVITMFWMSFLLGTMFLGITFLANGFGVVPKENVTVVSQIANHVFGHGFFYYFIQIFTMLILFLAANTAFAGFPQLVSIIAQDGFLPRNLTKRGDRLVFSNGIIFLSVLAIILIIIFQGETHALVPLYAVGVFLSFTIAQYGLIKYFFERKSQQKVWSRIIVVGIGMIITGIVTIITAVAKFQSGAWMVVVAIPCMVLLFHKIHRHYSDLASQLSLQGQDPKQMVKVSPSKVIIPISSVSRVAINSIGYAKSISNDVVALTVYFDEKQKERAEKKWKELGLDIPLVTVHSPYRSLLMPLLQYIDTLEESERGKYITVLIPQFFVKKWWHIFLHNQTAFFLRATLLWRKDIVVATIPYHLRK, encoded by the coding sequence ATGAACCATTGGAAAAGGATGTTGATCGGGGCGCCTATTCACACCAAACAACTTTCAGAAGAGAAGCTGACAAAAAAGAAAGCTTTAGCTATATTTTCATCTGATGCACTCTCTTCTGTCGCGTATGCTACGGAAGAAATTTTGCTTGTTTTAGTTTTAATTGGTACACAAGCTTTAATGTACTCTATTCCTATTGCATTTGCCATCATGTTGTTGCTTCTGATTGTTACGCTTTCATATCGCCAAATCATTCACAGCTTCCCATCAGGAGGAGGAGCTTATATTGTAGCCCGTGAGCATATTGGACGAAACACAAGTCTGACAGCTGGTGCGGCTTTAATGATTGACTATGTATTAACTGTTGCGGTAAGCATCTGTTCTGGAGTTGCCGCTTTATTGTCTGCTTTTCCTGCTCTGCTGCCCTATCGTGTAGAGTTGGCAGTGATATTCGTCATTGTATTAATGATCATTAACTTGAGAGGCATCCGTGAGTCTGCTAATATTTTTGCATTTCCTACTTATATCTTTGTTGCATCAATCATTATCATGATAGGATTTGGAATTTGGAAACTGCAAGCTGGAAATTGGCACCATTTGGCTGTACCACATCATGCAGAGCACTTTTCCTTATTCTCTTCGTTTGGAACAACATTTTTGCTATTACGGGCTTTTGCTTCTGGTTGTTCTGCCTTAACAGGTGTAGAGGCCATTAGCAACGGGGTTCCTGCTTTTCGTGAGCCTAGCTCTAAAAACGCCGTTATCACTATGTTTTGGATGTCATTTCTGTTAGGGACCATGTTTTTAGGGATTACATTTTTGGCCAATGGCTTTGGTGTTGTACCAAAAGAAAATGTAACTGTCGTCTCCCAAATCGCAAACCATGTTTTTGGACATGGATTTTTTTACTATTTTATTCAAATCTTTACCATGCTCATTTTATTTCTGGCTGCCAATACCGCTTTTGCTGGTTTTCCGCAGCTTGTTTCTATTATTGCACAAGATGGCTTCCTCCCAAGAAATCTAACAAAACGAGGAGACCGATTAGTATTCTCCAACGGTATTATCTTTTTGAGTGTATTGGCGATCATTTTAATCATCATCTTCCAAGGAGAAACGCATGCACTCGTACCACTTTATGCAGTTGGTGTATTCTTGTCTTTTACCATTGCACAATATGGACTGATCAAGTATTTTTTCGAAAGAAAGTCGCAACAGAAGGTTTGGTCCAGAATCATTGTTGTAGGAATAGGAATGATTATTACTGGAATTGTTACGATCATAACAGCTGTGGCGAAATTTCAAAGCGGCGCCTGGATGGTAGTAGTGGCTATTCCTTGTATGGTGTTATTATTTCATAAAATTCATCGTCATTACTCTGACTTGGCAAGTCAACTTAGTCTTCAAGGACAAGATCCTAAACAGATGGTGAAGGTTTCTCCTTCTAAAGTTATTATTCCAATCTCGAGCGTAAGCCGGGTAGCTATTAACTCTATCGGCTATGCAAAAAGTATATCGAATGATGTAGTGGCACTTACTGTGTATTTTGATGAGAAGCAAAAAGAACGGGCAGAGAAAAAGTGGAAAGAATTAGGGCTTGATATTCCCCTTGTCACTGTTCATTCACCTTATCGAAGCTTGCTAATGCCGCTTCTTCAATATATTGATACACTTGAGGAAAGTGAAAGAGGAAAGTATATTACTGTTCTCATTCCTCAATTTTTTGTAAAAAAATGGTGGCATATATTTCTTCATAATCAAACAGCATTTTTCTTACGTGCCACGCTCTTATGGAGAAAGGATATTGTAGTAGCTACTATTCCTTATCATCTTAGAAAATAA